The DNA region CCGTCGAGAACCTCGACGTACGGGAGATCGCCCACCCCCACCTCGTCGAACTCAACGAGAGCTGCGGTCACACCGTGCATCTCGCGGTGTACGAGGAGCAGGAGGTCCTCTACATCGACAAGGTCGAGAGCCGCTACCCGGTCAGGATGTACTCGCGGATCGGCAAGCCCGTCGCGATCACCGTCGCCGCCGTCGCGAAGCTGCTCCTCGCCGACCTCTCCGAGCCCGAACGGCGCGCCGTCGCCGAGAAGCTCGACTACCCCATGTACACGTCCCGTTCGACCCCGAACGCCGGCGCCTTCCTCAAGGAACTCACCGTCGTCCGCGAACAGGGCTGGGCCACCGACCTCGGCGGCCACGAGGAGTCGATCAACTGCATCGGCGCCCCCATCCGAGGGGCGGACGGGCGGGTCGTCGCCGCGATGTCGGTCTCCGCACCCAATGTCGTCGTCACGGCCGAGGAACTCCTCACCCTGCTCCCGCTGGTGCGCCGCACCGCCGACTCCATCAGCCGGGAGTACTCCGGCACCACCCGACCCAAGAAAGCCTGAACAGCCATGACCGAGAAGATCGCCCTCACCCCGAGCACTCACACCACGCCCCCCGCGAAGTTCTCGCACGGGGTGAAGAAGGGGAACATCCTCCAGGTCGCCGGCCAGGTCGGCTTCCTGCCCGCCGTCGAGGGCCAGGCCCCGACCCCCGCCGGTCCGACGCTGCGCGAGCAGACCCTCCAGACCTTCGCCAACGTCAAGGCGATCCTGGAGGAGGGCGGCGCGAGCTGGGACGACGTGATGATGATGCGCGTCTACCTCACGGACGTGGACCACTTCGCCGAGATGAACGAGATCTACAACTCCTACTTCGGCGAGCAGAACCTCAAGGCGGCTCCCGCCGCCCGCACCACGGTCTACGTCGGCCTCCCCAAGGGCCTGCTCATCGAGATCGACGCGCTCGCGGTACTCGGCTGATCCAGCTGATCCACTTGCCGCACCCGCACCCGCACCCGCACCACCACGCACGGCACGGCGCCCGGGTCCGTGGCCTGGTGATCCAGAGCCTCTCGTTCGGTTCGGGCCGGTTCAGGCCTGGCTGACGCAGATGATGTTCTTGTTGCCGTCCACCTTCCAGTACCAGTAGCGCTGCCCGCCGTTCGTCGGACAGATTCGGCCGCTGTACGACTTGGGTGCCCGGTAGTAGCCGGTGATCTGCGCGATCGACTGGCCCGCGACGGGCACCTTGTCGGCGTTGGTCAGGCTGCCGATGCGCAGATGATGCTGCGGCCCTTGTTCACCTGCCAGTACCAGAACCGCTCCCCGCGCCCTGCCGGGCAGGTCCACTTGGTACCGGCCGAGGGCGCCCGGTAGTACCCGG from Streptomyces sp. NBC_01591 includes:
- a CDS encoding IclR family transcriptional regulator; translated protein: MSQTVDRALSILPLLAQGPADLGQVAERLGVHKSTALRLLRTLHEHGLVYRQQDQRYRLGARLFALAQEAVENLDVREIAHPHLVELNESCGHTVHLAVYEEQEVLYIDKVESRYPVRMYSRIGKPVAITVAAVAKLLLADLSEPERRAVAEKLDYPMYTSRSTPNAGAFLKELTVVREQGWATDLGGHEESINCIGAPIRGADGRVVAAMSVSAPNVVVTAEELLTLLPLVRRTADSISREYSGTTRPKKA
- a CDS encoding RidA family protein, with protein sequence MTEKIALTPSTHTTPPAKFSHGVKKGNILQVAGQVGFLPAVEGQAPTPAGPTLREQTLQTFANVKAILEEGGASWDDVMMMRVYLTDVDHFAEMNEIYNSYFGEQNLKAAPAARTTVYVGLPKGLLIEIDALAVLG